Proteins found in one Mucilaginibacter gracilis genomic segment:
- a CDS encoding DUF6493 family protein, whose product MTVTEEFASIVAKEAEVIPFLKGLDKAQKKELGPSLKKLQKHYSEFVQQGTSSSYSSRGSQAQNLILSTAAFICFNQKDFEQSVSYGIINREKLTPILPWFCPDWFNTYVDKLSQQEFVPFDYNWYLDLIDQGYLQLNRQMVAKILPELIFVRKEKTWKFEYHPENLLKRESTLKEHLWYLFEFETNLHAAENYKQFEDNSAPGRWMNALKLYTNQGKISRERLLNESILCATKNFNQSASNWFMDFFMFLEPSKGELLHFQNELLNTFNSANSKPYNVVLKLFKDLVVDPEFAILPFLDHVPLVLTAESKTAVSSALMVLDKLAKKYPDQQEQICVIACQAFIHQDNNLQLRAAKLLQKYGDTNSETLKEALQAYYESLFSEARHILSDFSKEYISSDALIEDQLPEAATALVEIKLPENFDEFVFLASQSFDQNETYHFDLLPASILKFQDQMTAGNILKLMPAFQRAYKIITSDWASTMGYLDSMLAKFFTSYGQLLVSLNPVAAEPIRLMHQSFVKSEEEKKAKWNSYQIRLGSIKAWEIYTHSTGYKPHKHILLNAFFMLERNKSLPLLSTPTHEPCRVSTIALIERLSLYQKANVIPGDMDFQVAIARCFTIDQAEALKIANAKLHGEYRELVGVVFGEEQSPKDGSKLKSAWLVAGVVRNSGNLTKWASYTSLTDAYLTGDFAWNSLVENYISQQYDYNLRKNIDVHAKRKIIRIDFGDKQKKTSVFKTALIKILQIPAKKETDLSIYDYTELKFDYISAEHNDIKRLLYLNPNQPQILLAHIINKGLKYVDFSGENDKKLIIYALEVLLTLNYSNSSITDLFVASCMISSDKTVRTYAAESWIKGVTEGSMDSGALGRIIGKHEQIELAPLKRFTDLVIAHMFQISQKHNRALEILLECSIEQMSYVPINGCKKLLEIYAEVLSVNKNKVNNELVMKRFKAWEATEALKKIIQKLQTTES is encoded by the coding sequence ATGACCGTCACCGAAGAGTTTGCGAGTATCGTTGCGAAGGAAGCCGAAGTCATTCCATTTTTGAAGGGGTTGGACAAAGCGCAAAAAAAAGAATTGGGGCCATCCCTCAAAAAGCTCCAGAAGCACTATTCGGAGTTTGTACAGCAGGGAACAAGCTCGTCTTATTCTTCCAGGGGATCGCAAGCTCAAAATTTGATTCTAAGCACTGCCGCATTTATTTGTTTCAACCAAAAAGATTTTGAGCAAAGTGTTTCCTATGGGATCATTAACCGCGAGAAACTTACACCAATTTTACCCTGGTTTTGTCCGGACTGGTTCAATACTTATGTAGACAAGCTATCCCAGCAGGAGTTTGTGCCCTTTGATTACAACTGGTATCTGGATCTGATCGATCAGGGCTATTTGCAGCTTAACCGGCAAATGGTCGCGAAAATCTTACCGGAGCTTATTTTCGTAAGAAAAGAAAAGACCTGGAAATTTGAGTACCACCCCGAAAATCTTTTAAAAAGAGAATCGACCTTAAAAGAACATCTCTGGTATTTATTTGAATTTGAAACCAACTTACACGCCGCTGAAAACTACAAGCAATTCGAGGACAACTCCGCTCCAGGTAGATGGATGAATGCGCTGAAACTTTACACTAACCAAGGAAAGATCAGCAGGGAGAGGCTGTTAAATGAAAGTATTTTATGTGCAACAAAGAACTTTAACCAATCAGCATCGAATTGGTTTATGGATTTTTTTATGTTTCTGGAACCTTCCAAAGGTGAACTGCTGCACTTCCAAAACGAACTGTTAAACACTTTTAATTCCGCCAATAGCAAACCTTATAACGTTGTTTTGAAATTATTTAAGGATTTGGTGGTTGATCCGGAATTTGCAATCTTACCATTCCTTGACCATGTACCTTTGGTACTGACGGCTGAATCTAAAACAGCGGTTTCCTCAGCTCTGATGGTTTTAGATAAGCTGGCCAAAAAGTATCCTGACCAGCAGGAGCAAATCTGTGTGATTGCCTGCCAGGCTTTTATACACCAGGACAATAACTTGCAGCTCAGAGCGGCTAAGCTGCTTCAGAAATATGGCGACACCAATTCTGAAACGCTTAAAGAAGCGCTTCAGGCTTATTATGAGAGCCTGTTTTCAGAAGCGCGCCACATCTTATCCGATTTTTCAAAGGAGTATATAAGCAGCGATGCTTTAATTGAAGATCAGCTACCGGAAGCAGCTACAGCTCTGGTGGAAATAAAGTTGCCTGAAAACTTTGACGAATTCGTCTTCTTAGCCAGCCAGTCATTTGATCAAAACGAAACGTATCATTTTGACTTGTTACCTGCGAGTATCCTGAAATTTCAAGATCAGATGACAGCGGGTAATATCCTCAAGTTAATGCCCGCCTTCCAACGGGCTTATAAAATAATCACCAGTGATTGGGCCAGCACAATGGGTTACCTAGATAGCATGCTGGCGAAGTTTTTCACAAGCTATGGCCAGCTCCTGGTTAGCCTTAACCCTGTAGCCGCTGAGCCCATTCGCTTAATGCATCAATCTTTTGTCAAATCAGAGGAAGAAAAAAAGGCTAAATGGAATAGCTATCAAATAAGGCTCGGAAGCATTAAGGCATGGGAGATTTATACACATTCTACAGGATACAAACCACATAAGCATATCTTGCTCAATGCTTTTTTTATGCTGGAGAGAAATAAAAGTCTGCCCTTACTGTCTACGCCAACGCATGAACCTTGCCGGGTCTCAACAATCGCATTAATTGAGCGCCTCAGTCTTTATCAGAAAGCTAATGTTATTCCAGGTGACATGGACTTTCAGGTCGCGATAGCGCGTTGTTTTACGATTGATCAGGCAGAGGCCCTCAAAATTGCAAATGCTAAACTTCACGGTGAATATCGGGAATTGGTAGGAGTAGTCTTTGGCGAAGAACAGTCACCGAAAGACGGCTCCAAGCTTAAATCTGCCTGGCTGGTGGCTGGCGTAGTAAGAAATTCAGGTAATTTGACGAAATGGGCTAGCTATACCAGTTTAACGGATGCTTACCTTACCGGTGATTTCGCATGGAATTCATTAGTGGAGAATTACATCTCACAGCAATATGATTATAACCTGCGCAAAAACATTGATGTACATGCTAAAAGAAAAATCATCAGGATCGACTTTGGTGACAAACAAAAAAAAACATCAGTTTTTAAAACGGCGTTAATTAAGATCCTTCAGATCCCTGCTAAAAAAGAAACAGATTTGTCTATCTATGATTATACTGAACTCAAATTTGACTACATCTCGGCTGAGCACAATGACATCAAACGCCTGCTTTACCTTAATCCAAATCAGCCGCAAATTCTGCTCGCTCACATCATTAACAAAGGGTTAAAATATGTGGACTTTTCCGGTGAGAATGATAAAAAGTTAATCATTTATGCACTTGAAGTGCTATTAACTTTAAATTACAGTAATAGTTCTATTACTGATTTATTTGTAGCATCCTGTATGATCAGCAGTGATAAAACCGTACGGACTTATGCCGCTGAATCATGGATCAAAGGCGTAACAGAGGGAAGCATGGATAGCGGGGCACTTGGCAGGATCATCGGCAAGCACGAGCAAATAGAACTGGCTCCTTTAAAGCGCTTTACAGATCTTGTCATAGCCCATATGTTCCAGATATCCCAAAAGCATAACCGTGCATTGGAGATCCTGTTAGAATGCTCCATCGAACAGATGAGTTATGTTCCGATAAATGGATGTAAAAAGCTCTTGGAGATCTATGCAGAAGTGTTATCTGTCAACAAAAATAAAGTAAATAATGAACTGGTCATGAAGCGATTCAAAGCCTGGGAAGCCACTGAGGCCCTAAAAAAAATCATTCAAAAGCTGCAAACTACCGAAAGCTAA
- a CDS encoding AIPR family protein: protein MDRITKSLLEEFVKQNDLVSLPEETAFEHFTGYLVTSNHYTETFSTEDIHIGAGGDGGIDTISIIVNGCLVTDYVEIEDLAETNGYLDVTLIFNQAERSSSFETAKIGQFSFGVLDFLSTEPALPQNKDLKVKYKIVSEIFNRSSKFKKGNPQCFLYYSTTGKWVIDANLVARRNAALDDLRGLTLFRRVELEFVDAERIQKLFRESKNAISTEINFPQKTALPELPNIEQAYIGLLSSIEYLKLIQNSNEEVITSLFYDNVRHWQEWNAVNKEIKETLEDPISKIYFPLLNNGVTIIARRITPTGNKFVLEDYQIVNGCQTSFVLYESRAYLNADVLVPVRIVATEDVEVRNSIIKATNRQTEVTQEQLFALADFPKKLETYFPTYEGSKRLYYERRSRQYNSDETVEKVRIINMTTLVRAFASVFLEVPHRTTRNYKALLKSVGTDIFNLEHKLEMYYVSAYSYYKLDYLFRVGAIPPTFKPARYHLLFVFRCLALNDYSSLPRPNSKDMVKYCDNLLKVLWDDTLVKQTFQEAAKIVNHVANGDLDRDSIRTEPFTEQIKIVLYQLLPQSPDKEPIKMIEFEITNPDNLEIDDRGQMGLF, encoded by the coding sequence ATGGACAGGATCACAAAATCGTTGCTTGAAGAGTTTGTTAAACAGAACGATCTTGTGTCTCTTCCAGAAGAGACAGCATTTGAACATTTTACCGGATATTTGGTTACGTCCAACCATTATACTGAAACATTTTCAACTGAAGATATTCATATAGGCGCTGGCGGAGATGGTGGCATTGATACGATATCAATCATCGTCAACGGTTGTTTGGTGACTGATTATGTTGAAATCGAAGATCTTGCTGAAACAAATGGATATCTTGATGTTACTTTAATATTTAATCAGGCGGAAAGGTCAAGTAGCTTTGAAACTGCAAAAATTGGACAATTCAGTTTTGGAGTATTAGACTTTCTTTCTACTGAACCCGCTCTCCCACAGAACAAAGACCTTAAGGTAAAATATAAGATAGTTAGCGAGATATTTAACAGAAGCAGCAAATTTAAGAAAGGTAATCCTCAATGTTTTCTCTATTATTCAACGACTGGGAAGTGGGTTATTGATGCTAATTTAGTGGCAAGAAGGAACGCGGCGTTAGATGACTTGCGGGGATTGACTTTATTCCGGCGGGTTGAATTAGAATTTGTAGATGCGGAACGTATCCAAAAACTTTTTCGTGAATCCAAAAACGCGATATCAACTGAGATTAATTTCCCTCAGAAAACTGCTTTACCTGAATTACCAAATATTGAACAGGCTTATATTGGCTTACTAAGTTCTATTGAATATCTGAAACTGATTCAAAACAGTAACGAGGAAGTTATTACATCATTGTTTTACGACAATGTTAGACATTGGCAAGAATGGAATGCTGTCAATAAAGAAATTAAAGAAACTCTCGAAGATCCGATTTCTAAAATTTATTTCCCTCTTTTAAATAATGGTGTTACAATTATCGCACGACGGATAACCCCAACAGGGAACAAATTCGTTTTGGAAGATTATCAAATTGTAAACGGGTGTCAAACAAGTTTTGTTTTGTATGAATCACGCGCGTACCTAAATGCGGATGTACTTGTTCCTGTTAGAATCGTTGCTACGGAGGACGTTGAGGTGCGAAATTCTATTATAAAGGCCACTAATCGTCAGACTGAAGTGACACAAGAACAATTGTTTGCTTTAGCCGACTTTCCTAAAAAACTCGAAACGTACTTTCCTACATATGAGGGATCAAAACGTTTGTATTATGAAAGAAGATCACGTCAATATAATTCAGACGAGACCGTTGAAAAGGTTAGAATCATCAATATGACCACGTTAGTTCGCGCATTTGCTTCGGTTTTTTTGGAGGTTCCTCACAGAACAACACGGAACTATAAAGCGCTTTTAAAGTCAGTAGGCACCGATATATTTAATCTTGAACACAAATTGGAGATGTATTATGTTTCAGCATATTCATATTACAAGCTTGATTATTTATTTCGAGTTGGAGCAATCCCTCCCACGTTTAAACCAGCGAGGTATCATTTACTTTTTGTATTCCGTTGTTTGGCGCTAAACGATTATAGTTCTTTACCAAGGCCAAACTCAAAAGATATGGTTAAATACTGTGACAATTTGCTGAAAGTACTTTGGGACGATACATTAGTCAAACAAACCTTTCAGGAAGCAGCAAAAATCGTTAATCACGTTGCAAATGGAGATTTAGATAGAGACTCCATTAGAACTGAGCCATTCACCGAACAAATTAAAATTGTATTATACCAACTACTGCCACAAAGCCCTGACAAAGAACCAATTAAAATGATAGAATTCGAGATCACCAATCCAGACAATCTTGAAATTGACGACAGAGGTCAGATGGGATTATTCTAA
- a CDS encoding AAA family ATPase has product MTKNTTQEFATVDKLQAVLRHLKELFVGKDEIIDLMGICLVGRENLFLLGPPGTAKSATVRELSKLLDGKTFEYLLTRFTEPNELFGPFDIRKLRDGELVTNTEGMLPEASLIFLDELLNANSAILNSLLMVLNEKIFRRGRETRQLPALMVIGASNHLPEDEALQALFDRFLIRVRCDNVDPQQLNALLDAGWMLEQKAAGDKPSIATEDIRQLQGQTSLVDLSGIRKDYIELIQKLRNSGLAVSDRRAVKLQRLIAASALICKREKAIASDLWVLRHIWDTEEQREIICNIVSAVVDLSAKEEASHPRASLSSVPNPDEIYNEVEQLSQQWQEEISMAERSVIKDRLAHLNSRCGWIGNEEQRNYVQKPIDELWKKIMHTA; this is encoded by the coding sequence ATGACTAAAAATACTACCCAAGAATTTGCGACCGTCGACAAACTCCAGGCCGTTCTGCGGCACCTGAAAGAATTATTTGTCGGCAAAGACGAGATCATCGACCTGATGGGCATTTGCCTGGTGGGTAGGGAGAACCTGTTTCTGTTGGGCCCTCCGGGCACCGCAAAGAGTGCGACCGTAAGGGAACTCTCCAAATTACTCGATGGCAAAACCTTCGAATACCTGCTGACACGATTTACCGAGCCCAATGAACTATTCGGCCCGTTCGATATCCGTAAATTGCGGGATGGAGAACTCGTGACCAATACGGAAGGGATGTTGCCAGAGGCTTCGCTGATCTTCCTGGACGAATTACTCAACGCGAATAGCGCGATCCTGAATAGTTTGCTCATGGTCCTGAACGAAAAGATCTTCCGCCGCGGCAGGGAAACCCGACAGTTGCCTGCCCTGATGGTGATCGGTGCCAGCAACCATTTACCCGAGGACGAGGCCCTTCAAGCCTTGTTCGACCGCTTTTTGATCCGGGTCCGCTGCGATAACGTCGACCCGCAACAACTGAATGCTTTACTTGACGCCGGCTGGATGCTGGAACAAAAGGCTGCCGGCGATAAGCCAAGTATAGCTACCGAAGATATCCGGCAATTGCAGGGACAAACCTCTTTGGTCGACCTGAGCGGTATCCGCAAGGACTATATTGAACTCATTCAAAAACTCCGCAATTCTGGCCTCGCAGTATCCGACCGCCGCGCGGTCAAACTGCAAAGGCTGATCGCCGCCAGCGCGTTGATCTGCAAACGGGAGAAAGCCATCGCATCAGACCTGTGGGTCCTGCGCCATATCTGGGATACGGAAGAACAGCGCGAGATCATCTGCAATATCGTGAGCGCCGTCGTGGACCTGAGCGCTAAAGAAGAAGCCAGTCACCCCAGGGCCTCCCTCAGCTCTGTTCCTAACCCGGACGAGATCTATAACGAAGTGGAGCAACTCAGCCAGCAATGGCAGGAAGAGATCTCCATGGCAGAGCGATCGGTCATCAAGGACCGGCTTGCCCACCTGAACAGCCGCTGTGGCTGGATCGGCAATGAAGAGCAACGAAATTATGTACAAAAGCCCATCGATGAGCTTTGGAAAAAGATAATGCATACCGCCTAA
- a CDS encoding AAA family ATPase, producing MWTFSEHKDWTYLEQRFDWIKRMNEVQQDPRYHAEGNVAIHTQMVLAALKVEPAFQVLSEDDQEILWAAALLHDVEKYSTTVFETDGSITSNGHARKGAQFARQLLYINEPAPFVIREQIVGLVRHHGLPIWLFEKPDPLKALVKASMEVNTQWLALLARADMLGRVCDDQEEMLYRIDCFEAFCQENDCWGKARAFTSGHAQMYYMQHDDAYLDYVPFDEPAFEVILMSGLPGAGKDTFIKKHYPDWLVISLDHMRVERGISPTDKTGNGQVIQEAKEQARVYLRKQESFIWNATNTTSQMRMQLIDLFTTYKAKVKITYVEVPYENLHGQNKSRDARVPAAVLDRLTHKLEIPALWEAHELSYHVS from the coding sequence ATGTGGACCTTTAGTGAACACAAAGATTGGACATATCTTGAACAGCGATTTGACTGGATAAAACGTATGAACGAAGTTCAGCAAGACCCACGCTATCACGCCGAAGGCAACGTGGCTATACATACGCAAATGGTACTGGCGGCATTGAAAGTAGAACCGGCTTTTCAGGTTTTGTCCGAAGATGATCAGGAAATATTATGGGCAGCCGCTTTATTACATGACGTTGAAAAATATAGCACTACGGTTTTTGAGACTGATGGCAGCATTACATCAAACGGTCATGCCCGTAAAGGTGCTCAGTTTGCAAGGCAATTGCTTTACATAAATGAGCCTGCGCCTTTCGTCATTCGCGAACAGATCGTTGGTTTGGTACGCCATCATGGTTTACCCATATGGTTGTTTGAAAAGCCAGACCCATTGAAGGCCTTAGTAAAAGCCAGTATGGAAGTCAATACCCAATGGTTAGCTCTGCTGGCTCGTGCCGATATGTTGGGCCGCGTTTGTGACGATCAGGAGGAAATGCTTTATCGCATCGACTGCTTTGAAGCGTTTTGTCAAGAAAATGATTGTTGGGGTAAAGCACGGGCGTTTACTTCGGGGCATGCACAAATGTATTATATGCAACATGATGATGCTTATCTGGATTATGTTCCGTTTGATGAGCCTGCGTTTGAAGTAATTTTGATGAGTGGTTTACCCGGTGCGGGCAAAGATACTTTTATTAAAAAACATTATCCGGATTGGCTGGTCATTTCGTTAGATCATATGCGTGTCGAACGGGGTATATCTCCAACAGATAAAACAGGTAACGGGCAAGTGATACAGGAAGCAAAAGAACAGGCGAGGGTTTATCTGCGCAAACAAGAATCTTTCATCTGGAACGCAACCAATACCACCAGCCAAATGCGAATGCAACTGATTGATCTGTTCACCACCTATAAAGCAAAGGTGAAGATCACCTATGTTGAAGTACCCTATGAAAACCTCCATGGACAAAATAAAAGTCGTGATGCCAGAGTACCTGCAGCGGTTTTAGACCGGTTAACTCATAAACTGGAAATACCTGCGCTGTGGGAAGCGCATGAATTAAGCTACCATGTAAGTTAA
- a CDS encoding plasmid mobilization relaxosome protein MobC, whose product MKVKSLPKSVLQLIGTLNHTAANLNQIAKKRNRGDDLDPVERALLNQEVRGLQQIVQEIKKYVSWSEK is encoded by the coding sequence ATGAAAGTTAAAAGCCTGCCGAAATCTGTTTTACAACTGATCGGGACGCTAAATCATACCGCTGCGAATTTGAACCAGATCGCCAAGAAAAGGAACCGGGGTGATGATCTGGACCCTGTAGAAAGAGCCCTATTAAATCAGGAGGTTCGAGGCTTGCAACAAATTGTTCAGGAAATCAAAAAGTATGTATCATGGTCGGAAAAATAG
- a CDS encoding SWIM zinc finger family protein: protein MSDTITYQYNKSSALNKANSLDELFLAKYSEVQKKNSSCFFWGRLTDPYTTARCLLALSNVVQSSFSLSPFQLALLKDPIVTAGNEKIRFEGFSHCAGVYARVDVLGDGHDGEFLENGTTNVDFNQPMLSALSGIRKNENVLLSIGQKEVGLHRENEKVIERKVPLPVKWIKGLTSVQMFLSESEKVHSFNRLQALQLFKSIPAGKPKTDYYLLVRGGKPIFSPVKSNDAITIGGIHRLKLIEPLLAMADELRVFPHTTMQATTWQVYIGAIRFTLSLSRDAWRGFSGEGAALESLIEDVPDQWVELVDNYSYANQEFNATLLAVNEGLDLKKVENITGRLSAIGLLGYDLDENNFFYRRLPFKLSRIMSLNPRLKDAEKLLAEGKVKIIAKHDNKVEAQVEGSGVKHIVILNGDKEQCTCTWFSKNQGERGVCKHILAVKKLILN from the coding sequence ATGTCAGACACTATTACCTATCAGTACAATAAATCATCTGCTTTGAACAAAGCAAACTCTTTAGATGAGTTGTTTTTGGCAAAATACAGTGAGGTTCAAAAGAAAAATTCGTCCTGTTTTTTTTGGGGTCGCCTGACTGACCCATATACTACTGCGCGATGCCTGCTGGCCTTATCTAACGTGGTGCAGTCTAGTTTCAGTTTATCTCCTTTTCAGCTTGCCTTGTTAAAGGACCCTATTGTTACAGCTGGTAACGAGAAAATCAGGTTCGAGGGATTTTCGCATTGTGCTGGTGTATACGCGCGGGTAGATGTTTTAGGGGACGGGCACGATGGTGAATTCCTGGAAAACGGCACTACGAATGTAGATTTCAACCAACCGATGCTTTCAGCCTTGAGCGGTATTCGCAAAAACGAAAACGTTTTACTTTCTATCGGTCAGAAAGAGGTAGGCCTGCATCGCGAAAATGAAAAGGTAATCGAACGTAAAGTACCGCTTCCAGTAAAATGGATCAAGGGTTTAACTTCAGTGCAGATGTTCCTTTCAGAGTCTGAGAAAGTACACTCGTTCAACCGGCTTCAGGCTTTGCAGTTATTTAAATCAATACCAGCCGGTAAACCTAAGACCGATTACTATTTACTGGTTCGGGGGGGCAAGCCGATATTTTCTCCAGTCAAATCTAATGATGCTATAACAATTGGCGGCATACACCGGTTAAAACTGATTGAACCCCTGCTGGCTATGGCGGATGAGTTGAGAGTTTTCCCGCATACCACTATGCAGGCAACGACCTGGCAGGTTTATATCGGGGCGATAAGATTCACCTTGTCTTTATCCAGGGATGCCTGGCGCGGATTTTCGGGTGAAGGGGCAGCGTTGGAATCTTTGATTGAAGATGTGCCGGACCAATGGGTAGAACTGGTAGACAACTACAGTTATGCCAACCAGGAATTTAATGCGACCCTACTCGCCGTAAATGAAGGTTTAGATTTGAAAAAAGTAGAAAATATAACCGGGAGGCTATCGGCTATCGGGCTACTGGGCTATGATCTGGACGAAAATAATTTTTTCTACAGAAGGCTTCCGTTCAAGCTAAGCAGGATTATGAGCCTTAATCCAAGACTAAAGGATGCCGAGAAACTGCTGGCGGAGGGTAAAGTAAAAATTATTGCAAAACATGATAATAAAGTAGAAGCACAGGTGGAAGGTAGCGGCGTAAAACATATCGTTATACTTAACGGAGATAAGGAGCAGTGCACGTGTACCTGGTTCAGTAAAAACCAGGGAGAGCGCGGTGTCTGCAAGCATATTTTAGCAGTTAAAAAACTTATACTTAACTAG
- a CDS encoding relaxase/mobilization nuclease domain-containing protein, with translation MVGKIGTGKSFRGCLNYLFQGRLQGTKEEQQITARQKQVEVIAHNQCFGDRLQLTREFIEVSKLNPKVSKPVFHISVSFAHADAGKLNAQDKADMVERLAKDFGFHNNQYVVIAHRDTGHEHLHVVANRIGYDGKTASDSNSYKRIAAYCRAMELEYGLTKVLSPNKFLRPERRVAQSQRVDQRKETLKRHLSQAVQQCGSVTDVKRYMEQQGYEVELGRGIAFTDVQQVRFKGSQVGYALLDIERKLKQQQQQKQAQPVREKEQTIKPSKGVRI, from the coding sequence ATGGTCGGAAAAATAGGAACCGGTAAGAGTTTCCGGGGATGCCTGAACTATTTGTTTCAGGGGCGATTGCAGGGAACCAAAGAAGAGCAGCAAATAACTGCCAGGCAAAAGCAGGTCGAAGTCATTGCTCATAACCAATGCTTCGGAGACCGTTTGCAATTGACAAGGGAGTTTATCGAAGTAAGTAAGCTGAATCCTAAAGTCAGTAAACCGGTATTTCACATATCGGTCAGCTTTGCTCATGCTGATGCCGGTAAATTGAACGCACAGGATAAAGCTGATATGGTAGAACGATTAGCCAAAGACTTTGGGTTTCACAACAACCAGTATGTGGTGATCGCTCATCGTGACACCGGCCATGAGCATTTACATGTGGTAGCCAACCGCATCGGTTATGATGGCAAGACCGCCAGCGATAGCAATAGCTACAAAAGGATAGCTGCCTATTGCCGGGCAATGGAACTCGAATATGGGTTGACGAAAGTGTTAAGCCCTAATAAGTTTTTAAGACCGGAACGACGGGTTGCACAAAGCCAGCGGGTCGATCAACGGAAGGAAACATTAAAGCGGCACTTATCACAAGCGGTCCAGCAATGTGGATCTGTTACTGATGTCAAGCGATATATGGAACAGCAAGGTTATGAAGTTGAATTGGGCCGGGGTATCGCTTTTACTGATGTCCAACAGGTACGGTTCAAAGGTAGCCAGGTTGGTTATGCTTTACTGGATATTGAGAGGAAGTTGAAACAACAGCAGCAACAAAAACAGGCGCAGCCGGTGAGGGAAAAAGAACAAACAATTAAACCATCGAAAGGAGTAAGAATATGA
- a CDS encoding RNA ligase family protein, protein MALSQKYGRTYHYPFSPGTTSDDRIAHDYWEHLQRIPNLIHTEKLDGENNCLSKLGVFARSHAAPTISPWTESLRRFWQMVKHDLGDLEIFGENLYAIHSIEYRKLEHHFYVFGIREHDQWLSWEETQFYANMLDLPTVPIAKTEATPKDQQRFEAEMLTLVNGTGAFDPYDVYDQKATTMEGIVSRNADSYAVDAFAQNVFKYVRKGHVKTDEHWTRNWKRAPLINERRNYVDL, encoded by the coding sequence ATGGCTTTATCACAAAAATATGGTCGTACCTATCATTATCCGTTTTCGCCGGGCACAACCAGCGACGACCGTATAGCGCACGACTATTGGGAGCATCTACAACGCATCCCAAACTTAATACATACAGAAAAACTGGACGGCGAAAATAATTGCCTGTCTAAACTTGGCGTTTTTGCGCGCTCGCATGCGGCGCCAACTATATCACCATGGACTGAAAGTCTCAGGCGATTCTGGCAGATGGTTAAACATGACCTAGGCGATCTGGAGATCTTCGGAGAGAATCTGTATGCGATACATTCTATAGAATATCGTAAACTGGAGCATCATTTTTATGTGTTCGGCATACGAGAGCACGACCAATGGTTGAGCTGGGAGGAAACTCAGTTTTATGCCAATATGCTTGATCTGCCTACTGTTCCAATCGCTAAAACCGAAGCGACGCCGAAAGATCAACAGCGGTTTGAAGCCGAAATGCTGACATTGGTAAACGGTACGGGTGCGTTTGATCCTTATGATGTCTATGATCAAAAAGCAACTACCATGGAGGGTATTGTTAGTCGTAATGCCGACAGTTATGCTGTTGATGCTTTTGCTCAAAACGTATTTAAATATGTACGAAAGGGGCATGTTAAAACCGATGAACACTGGACTCGCAACTGGAAACGTGCACCATTAATTAACGAAAGGAGGAATTATGTGGACCTTTAG